A segment of the Fibrobacter sp. genome:
CCAGCTCTGCCCCATCCTGGGTCGTGTCTGCATGGACGCTGCCATGGTGGACGTGAGCCACATCCCCGACGTTCAGGTTGGCGAAACGGTTGACGTTGTGAACGGTGAACTGGACTTCAGAATCTCCATGGAAAGCGTGGCCGACGACCACCACACCATCCCCTACGAGCTGACAAGCCGCGTAGCCCGACGTCTGTACCGCAAGTACTACTGGAAGAACCGTCTTGTCCGCTGGGACTACCTGCGACAGGAATTCGGAGTACAGGATTTCACGGAATTCCCTCTGAGAAAGTAAGTTCCGCAAGATATTGCAAGCCCCGACAAAATCGGGGCTTTTTCATTTTATTTTATCTATATTCAAATCATGGATTTTAACGACTCAAAATTCACAACCGTAATCCACAGGAACCTGTGGGGACAATGGACGTTCGTTTTTGAAAAGTCCAAGTTGTGCAATTTGAGTTATAGCGCCGCAGACGACACGAACAGTGTAAAGCCCAGTACGGTTCACGCTTGCGTCTACTCCGGCCCCGATGTGGAATCCAAGTTACCGCCTTCTACAGCAAGGACCTACCGAAAAGTCATTCAGCAACTGAATCTGTACCTCGCAGGCAAACTCCGGGAATTCGACATTCCCTGCAAACTGTACGGCACCGAATTCCAAGTCAAGGTCTGGGAATCGCTACAGACCATTCCCTTCGGCGAAACTCGATCCTACAAGGAAATCGCAGAACAGATTGGCAGTCCAAAGGCTGTCCGTGCCGTAGGCAGCGCACTCCACGTCAATCCCATTCCCTTCATCTATCCTTGTCACCGCGTCATCGGCAAAGGCGGTACCCTGGTGGGTTTCGGACTCGGTCTAGATATGAAAAGACGCCTCCTGGTCATAGAAGGCGCCATTCCTCAAGAAATGAATTTGGAATAAAAAAGGGGCCAAATAGGTCCCTCTATATTTTAGTCCTTGTCGTCAAAGGCCTCAGCTTCTTCAGGCTCTTCCACGATCCAGTCACGGATGTGCTTTGCAAGATCCTTCTGGCCATCCTTTTCTGCTGCATCAGCAAGTTCGCCCAGTTCATCGGCATCCATGGTAGTCAAATCGTTTTCAAAGCGATCCACATAGGCAGAGAGCTGGTCATAACGTTTCATACCGGCAAGCAGCTGCATGAATTCCATGTCGCAGGAGTTTCCACTACGGAACTTTTCATGTTCCTGCAGAAGCTGGGCAGCCTCCCCTTCACTAACAACGGAACAGAGACGTCCTAGGTTGATAATCTTCGGGAAGGTTTCGTAAAGGCGACGGGCAATCTTGATGCAGTCTGACTTGCGTCCTTCCTTGTCGGCAATGGCAGCCTGCAAGTCAAGGAAGGCTTCCTCGTCTTCGTTGCCCGGATTCTTCACGTCGTTCATCCACTGCTTTGCAAGCACCAGGTCACCGGCCATGAAGTAGGCGTTGGCAATATCAATAATGGTTGCATTGCTCTTGTCCGGATCCTTCAAGAGAGCAGCCTTGGCGTAGTTGGTTGAATCCTTGATGGAATCAGCCATATCGCAAATAGCATCCAGCACGTCTTCGCGGTTTTCTGCAGCAAACTGTTCTTCCTGAGAGAGAAGCTCATTCAGCAACTGCTGGGCACGTTCTGCAGGCATGATTTCATCCAGACTCAGGAACACAACGGAGCGGCCTTCGCCACCCACATGGCGCACAGCCAAATCGTGAATCAAGTCGGCAACGTAATCCTTGTCTTCGTACTGCTTGGCAATTTCAACAAAGAAGGTTCCTGCATCGTAGAACAGGCTATCCCAATATTCCTGTTCGTCTTCTTCGGCCTTGAAGGCGCAGAAATCTGCACGAAGTGTCCATACCAGAAGTTCCAGCTGGACCTTGGGATCCTTGCAATCCTCGATATCGACGAGGCCTTTGCCGATGGTTTCGTAAAGATCGTCAGGACGGTTGAGCAAACGGCTTTCTCCGCTTACAACCTGCATCAATGTTTCGCGGAGGCGATCTTCCTTACTGCGGTTGGCCTGAGCCAAAGCCGGAGACTTAAAAAACTTTTTCTTCTTTGCCATGATTAAAAATTTAGAAAACTAGAATAAAACGCGGTAAGGCAGTTCTTTCTTTTGCTTTGAGAAACGACGACCCTTCAGGTCGATGTAGTGGTCTCGAGATTTAAACACAGGCTCAGCTTTCATCCGCTTCGCAATCGCCAGCGTTGTATCCTTCGAAGTTTCTACTGAATCCACAGGCGTAACAACAGAATCCTTAGGCAGTTCAACCACTGTGGTATCGGGGATTTCGGCTGCAGAAGTATCTGGATTTTCTACAGAACTATCATCCTTCAACACAGTAAAGAAATACTGTTGAAGGGCCTTGCTATTTTCGTCAACGTCAGTCAAAAAAAGAGAATAGCCATTTTCTATTTTCTTAAATTCGCCTTTACGATCCTGTACGGTATCTCCCGTAGCCAAAACAACCCGTTGATTACACAAGGTAGAATCATTTTTATCGACAGCAAGAATAAACTCTGTCTGAACGAACAAATCTCCAGAACTATTTTTTGTCCATTTCCTGGTGAACAAGGTATCGTTCCTTGTAATCAATTCCTCACGATCGAAAAGAGAACTCGCAGATTCATCCGGTAAAAATTCAATGACAAGATTTTCACCGAAAAACAAGCCTCTGCTATTTACGAAACTTTTTCCATCGGTATATCGAGTATGATTAACAACCGTGGTATCGCCATTCAGCTCCTTTGACAAAAGGATTTCAAAGCCTGTTTTCTTCAGCTCACTTTCTTTTTCTACATAAAAAGGAACAACCGAGCTCATTGCAGACGATCCATCAGAAAGAATTCTTATTCCACTGTAAGATTCAAGGTAAGGTCCGTTCCACAAAAAATTATAGGTCGTTCCAGAAACACCATCTCGATTCACGGATTTATTACTATCGAGACGAACGGATTCATCTAGAGAGAACAACATCTGTTCTGTAATATTCACCAATCTTACGGCATCGATGCAGTTAAAAGCACTAGCAATTCCGACGAAACCTAAGACAGCGAGAGATAAAATTTTATTCATCATAGCCTCCACCCTTAAATCTAACAACTAAGATTCCCTTAACCTAGTTATCAATCATCAAAGTCACTGATTTTTTCTGGCTTTACGCAGCTGAATTTGTCTAGCCTTTCGGCGATCCTTGCGACGGCGGCGGCGTATCCTGTTACGGGCGGCATTCATTTCAGATACTTGATGGAGAACGTCCATAATGCGTTCCTTGGCAAAAGCATTATTCAACTTCTTACGGGTAACGTAATCCAACAGGCAAACGCAAATCAGAAGACAACTCACAAACACAGCCAATGCAACAGGCCAGAGAATCACAGGAAAATGAGCCGCAATCAATCCAAAAGTAGGAGGCATTATAATGGACCCCACATAAGAGTCCGCCATTTGTATACCAATGGCTCGCCCCGAAAGATTTTCCCCAAAACGGGCCGGAGTCGCGTGAATTAAGGATGGATAAACAGGGGCTCAGCCAAATCGTGAATCAAGTCGGCAACGTAATCCTTGTCTTCGTAGTCCTTGGCAATTTCAACAAAGAAGGTTCCTGCATCGTAGAACAGGCTATCCCAA
Coding sequences within it:
- a CDS encoding methylated-DNA--[protein]-cysteine S-methyltransferase, coding for MDFNDSKFTTVIHRNLWGQWTFVFEKSKLCNLSYSAADDTNSVKPSTVHACVYSGPDVESKLPPSTARTYRKVIQQLNLYLAGKLREFDIPCKLYGTEFQVKVWESLQTIPFGETRSYKEIAEQIGSPKAVRAVGSALHVNPIPFIYPCHRVIGKGGTLVGFGLGLDMKRRLLVIEGAIPQEMNLE